From the genome of Thermosynechococcus sp. NK55a:
ATCAACATCGCCACCGGGCTCAAAAAATAGGTCAATACTGACTTGCCCTTCACGGGTTTGGGAATAGACCTGCACCACCCCCTCCGTGCGACTCAGGGCTTCCTCAAGGGGCTTGGTCACCTCCTCAACAGCAACACTAGGTATCACCCCCGGAATATTCAGCCGTACACCAATGCGCGGGTAGGTAATCCCCGGGAGTAGATCCACTTGCAGACGCAGAAGGGTAAAGACCGCCAAAACCACGACTGTGAGGGTCAGCATCAGAGTGCCGATGTGGCGGGTTACCGCCAAGCCACTAAAACTAAAGCGTGGGGAGGTCATGGCAGGTCAATTACCCTAGTCAATTACTGTAGCCAATTACTGTAAAAGTCATCTTTTTAGACACCGCTACTTTAACATCGTTTCCCAGCGGTCGGACTGCTTCCCAAAAGCAATGGGGTCTATGCCCACACCCAGCGATCGCGCCCCCCATGTTTCGCCTGATACAAAGCTTGATCAGCACGAGGAATTGAGTCACTGAGCACCTGTTCCCCCGTTCTAAACAGAGTGACACCCAAACTAATTGTCACAGATAAAAACTGCTGATCTGCGAGTTCCACGGGCTGGCTTCTCACGACTGAGCACAGTTCCTCGGCCGTTGCTCTCGCCTCCTCTTCGTAGGCAACAAAAAACAACAGGACAAATTCCTCGCCTCCCCAGCGGACCAAAATGCCCTCTTTGCGGTCTTCTAACACCTGCTTTGCCCTTGCCGCCAAGGTGCGCAGAACCACATCCCCCTGATCGTGACCATAGGTATCGTTAATGCGCTTAAAGTGATCAATGTCAAAAATCATGACCGTGAGCAGGGCTTCTCCCGTAGCGGCCTGGGATTCATAAGCCTCAACTCGACTCAACAGAAAGCGACGATTGAAAGCGCCAGTGAGGGGATCTAACCAAGCCAGAGCCAAAAGTGCTTGCTCCCGCTGCCGCATATCACTGATGTCAGAAAAGATCCACACGCGCCCTAGGCGACTATCGCCACGCACCGGGTGGGTATCAATGAGAAATGTTTTCTCACCCATCCGACACTCCCCCTGCGCACTGAAGTTGCCATTAGCAGCCAGCCCTTGAAAAATGTTGACTAGCTCATCGCGGTTATCGCATCGCTCCCGCGCCTGTTTCATGTGCTCGGCAACAATCTGAACTGGATGGCTGCCCGCTGGCAGTTGCAGCCATTGAGCAGCGTAGGAATTGACCATTGCTGTAGAGCCATCCCCTTTGATTAAAACCAAGCCCAGCGGCACTGTGTCGAAAATATCTTGGAATTGCACTTCAAAGATGAAGCTATTTTGACTTTGACGATGATGGATCAACAGTTGGCGGTACAGAGCCGCAATGTAGCCTTTCTGTTCTGCGAGTTGCCGCAGCGGGCCTTCGACGGGATTCACCAGTAGCAACCCCTGGCAACAATCCTCTGGGTCACCGCAGGGGATGTAGACAATTCGCTCAACCTTATTTAAAAGACAGAAAAAAATAGAGGGCAGTTTGAGAAAAGGCAAAACATCAATAACAGCTCCCTGGACCAAATCTCGCCACGGCCCGATGATTTGCAGATTGGGAAATTTGGTAGTGCTGGTTGTGGTGATAATTTGTGCGCAATTGCCTTGCTGATCAATCGTTAGGGCGAGAACAAGCTCAGATTGCGACCAATTTGCGATTAGATGACAAAATGCTGTGATAGTATCGGGCGCGGGAAGAAGCTGGCGGGGTAGGTGTTCCTGCACTTTTTTTAGCATGCCCTAACCAGAATAGATTGTGCATTTATATGCTTATGTATTTTTTGAGTAAAGAACCAACGGCTGTGGGATGGGTCATGTGGGGAAGATGGCCTTGAGCGTCGATCCAATCAAGGGTACTGTGGGGCAGGGTGGCATGTAACCACAGGGCGACCCCTTGGGAAACTACGAAGTCATTGCGGTTAAAAATCAGGTGTACAGGCTGCTGTACCTTGCCGACAAAGGAGCGGGTATCGGAGTCAAAAATCATCCGGAGAGTGCGCAGGGCAATCCCTGGCTGCAATCGAAAGAGGATCTTAGAAAAGTCAGCTAGCTGGTGCTCCTCCTTCACCCCAAACATGAGTGGGGCAAAACCCGCAGCCCATGCTTGATAGTTCGTCACCATTGCCTCATAAATGGCCTGTAGGTCGGCGAGGGTTAGGGTGCCAGGATAGTTCTCATCCTTGAGATAGTAAGGGGAGGGACCAATCCAGATGTGTCGTCGAAATAGGTCCGGTCTGGCGATCGCGGCAATGGCACCGATCATGCAACTGACCGAGTGGCCAACATAGATGCAAGATTGGACGCCAAGATTATCCAGCAATTCAATGAGATCATCGGCATAGCCATACAAATGGCTGTGTCTTTGGACATCATAGCGGTGTTGCGTATCCTCATCGGAGCCACAGCCTGCAAGATCATAGCGGATATAGGTGAAGCCCTTAGGGAAGAAAGGGTTTAAATAGTCCCAAGCGCTTTTATCAGTACCAAAGCCATGTCCAAGCACCACAGGAACCTCACCCCAGCCATCCATCTGGACGTAGGGCTTGAGAGACTCGGGAACACAGGGAACTTGACTTGTAATTTGCATAGAAGTTTCGCACTGATAAAAGCTGGAGTTAGTTTCTTTAGCTTTTAGTGAATGAATTGAGCTGGAAACCCCCAGAAAAATTCTACAAAAAGCATAACATCTCTAAGAGTGGCGCCAAATGATTTAGCAAAAGTTTATTACTGCCTCGCAGTGAGTAAGCGGTCTTGAACAGCTTATTGACCGGCCAACCGCTGCCGCAGGGCAGCCCCTGTGCCACGAGCTGCTGCTGGGACAGCACCGATTAACCTTCCTAAGTCAGGTTCTGCAAAATAGCGGATGGTGTTCCCCTTACACTAGCCTAGAAAAGGCAGAGATTCAGAAGAGACAAAGATGCAAGATGGGCGTGTAATTGCCGATTCAATTTCGCCAGCAGGGGTGCGCTTGGTGACGCTTCAACTGACGTATCCGCGCTTTATCCATAGTGAACTCCTCACCCATCGCGTGTTTTCTCGCAATTCCGCCAGTTCGCGAGCCGTTCCCGTGGCTAAAATGATGGCACAAGTGGAACAGAACCCAGTCATCCCCTACCATTGGGGAAAAAACCAGCGAGGGATGCAGGCGCGTGAAGAAAGTGAACAAAAGGAGGCGGCAAAGGAAATCTGGCTGAAAACTCGCCTCGCAGTTCTTGAGGGGGCACGCCAGCTCCATGAGCTGGGAATTCATAAGCAAGTGGTCAACCGCATGCTTGAACCGTGGATGTGGATGCAAACGGTTGTCAGCAGTACCGAGTGGGATAACTTTCTGCGCCTGCGCAATCACCCCGATGCCCAGCCAGAAATGCAGGCCTTGGCCAAGCTGATTCAGCATTTGCTGGAGACCCATGAACCCACTCCTGTGGCTGTGGGAGATTGGCACCTACCCTACATCGATCCGACTGAGCGCCAGCAATATAGTCTCGAGGAGTGCAAGTATATGTCTGTGGCCCGTTGTGCACGGGTGTCCTACTATCTGCGGGATGGTCAACGCAGTGACCCTGCCTCTGATCTTGCCCTCTATGAGCGCTTGGCGGGAGCAGAACCGAAGCACCTCTCTCCCCTCGAGCACGTGGCGGAATGTATGGGCGATCGCCAGTCCTACGCGAATTTTGTTGGCTGGCGACAACTCCGTTACTTTGAGGAGAGAAAATCAGCAAGTCCCCGCAAATGATCCGCGATACACTGAGTACCAGAAGAGGCTTACTTGACTATTTACTTGACTATAGCGAGGCGTGAACTATGGATGCTGTGATTAGCGTAAAGCCCATTCTGCTGGCCATGACGCCTGTATTTATTCTGTTGTGTTTGTTTTTTGGCACCCGCAATGGCTTCTACGACACGGATCAGTACCACGGCAACGGTTCTGCTCATTAAATCTAACTAGGGAGGGTGACTGATCGCCATTCATGATCGAGTGCCTCAACTATGGGGTGGGTCACGCTGAGGAGGGGGTGTGCATTGGCTTAGGAATTGGCACCTATCGAATTTTGCTGGACTGCGGTGTGCCGTCTCTTGATGTCCTGCCCCTTGCTGAGATTGAACAGCATCCCTTTGATCTAGTGCTCTGTAGCCATGCCCACGCGGATCATGCCCGCAGTTTGTTGGCACTCCATCGCCGTTTCCCCCATATTCCGATCTATGCCAGTGAAGTGACAACGCAACTGTTGCCCCTGAATTGGCCAGATGAAACGGTGCCTCCCTTTTGCCGTGCCTTACCTTGGCGATCGCCCGTGGAGTTTGGCGATGGCCTAACGGCTGAACTCTTTCCTGCGGGGCATCTGCCGGGGGCAGCGGTTTTTGTCCTCACCTATCACGATCCAGACCCAGAGCAACCGCCCCTGAGCGTGGTTTATACGGGGGATTTTTTCCTGTCCCATACTCGCTTTACGGAAGGACTACCCCTTGCGGATCTACGGGGATTGCAACCGGATGTGCTCATCATTGAGGGCAGCTTGGGCACAGCGCGACACCCCCACCGCCGGCAACAGGAAAACCAATTGGCGGAGCGCATCCGCACAGCGATTGACCAGGGCTATAATCTATTGCTTCCCCTGCCTCCCCTCGGTACTGCCCAAGAAATTCTCATCCTCCTGCGCAGTCATCATCTCTTTACAGGACAGCCGATTCAGATTTGGGTGGGGCCAGCGATCGCCCGCGGTTGCGATGCCTACCTCACGGTTTTGCCCCATTTACCCACCGCCATTCAAAACTTTGCCCACCACCAGTCCCTCTTTTGGGATCAGCGGGTCAAACCCCAAGTGCAGCCCTTGAGGAATTTGGCGCAAATTCGAGGTGAAGTCCCTACCATTATTCTTGTGGAGGAGGATCAAGACCTGCGCCCCTACGTGACCCAAGGGGGACGACCTTGGCTAGTGCTCTATCCACGTTTACGCTATGGTCAACCCGTACGGGAAGGCTATCCTGAGTTTGGAGACTTACCCAATGTGGAGGTGGATACGTTTTTACTCTCCCTCCATGCTGATGGTCCTGCAACAACTCAACTGATTCACAATATCCGACCGCAGCATGTGGTGCTGATCCACGGCAATCCCAACTACCTTGCGGACTTGGCTAGCCTGAATGAATTGAGTAACCGCTACCATCTGCACACCCCCACCAGTGGCTCAACGATTCAATTTCCCATTGGCCAATTGACCCTTTCGACGCCCAGTTCATTGGTGCAACTGGCCTATGAGGGAGAGGTGAGTGAGTGGAATCATGAAGTCATGATTCACCTACCAGCTTCTATTACCACCGATCCGCGCTGGCGACGGCTGGCAGATACCGGTTTTGTTCTGGCCTCTTGGCAAGGGGAGCAATTACTGATTCGCGGCATGACTCCCAAAGAAGTACTCGGTGGTACTTCAGCCCTAATCCTGCCCGACCAGCCCAGTTGCTTTAACTGTCAGTTTTATCGCGGTCAACGCTGCTGGAACGAAGCCTCTGCCCTCTACAACTTCAAAGTGGCACCGGAGGGCTATTGTCCAGCCTTTGAGCGGGCGGAAACGCAACCGGAACCCGAAAGCTAGGGAGTTTGTAACTGTCGCTGCAGAACCACAGTGGGGCTTTCCGCGCCTGTTTTGGGGTCAATGGCGATCGCCATCAGGGCAATGGAATAGACCCTAGAAGGCACGTCAATGTGAAGGACAGTTTGCCAGTAATCCCCATAGGGATAAAAGTCAAACTCCACTAGCCAGCGGGGGCCAGCGATTAACTCCCCTGTTTCGCCATTGGTGATCCACACTTTGACGGAGCAACCCCGTTGTGTTGCAGGCAAATTCACCTTCAGGTGCAGCGGCGATACCAGTGGCTCCGGTGACAGCAGGAGCTGGGGTGGGGTCAATACATAGGTACTCTCAGGATTTGTCGATACTGGGGGTGTGGTTTCAAGGGGGGGCGCTAACTCAGCCAACTGCTGCAATCGCGACCAAAATCGCTTTTGGCGATCAATGGGCAAATCGCGAGGCGGTGATACAGTAACCGCAGACAAGGGCTGGCAAAAGCTGGGCAAATCCACAACAACGGGCGCTTTCACAGGCTTCAGTTGGGGCGGTAGGGAAAAACCGCTCACCGGCACAGGTTGGAGGGCCGTATCCCCCAAGATGGGCAACTGCGGGCCAGTGGGCGTTTTACGCTTCGGGGGGAGGGTTGGGGCGGCGCAGAGACGGCAGGGATCTCGGGTGCCGGGAGCACCGTGACCATAAAGGCTTGGACTTGGCGAAGATCCCTGTGTTCTAGGGGTTTGTTGGGTAGGAGGCGGGCTTCCCCCACCATGACTGGATAATCTGCCAAGGGGGTGAGTGTACACTGAAACCCCCATTTTCCCTCGCGGGCGATCGCTGGCACTGAGTGCTCCTGTACCACATCGCGGGTGACGGGATTGCGCAAGCGAATCACCACTGTACCGGGAACGGCAACTGTGCCTTCCAAAACCAACGTTTCATCGGCAAAGATTGTGTAGGCACTTTGGGGCAGCTCAATCAGCGTCGTGGGCAACTGCGCAGGGGAGGGTTCTTGGGGCTGAGGGGGGTCGGCGGCTTTAACTGGCTGCTCTGGAACCGCAGGCAAGGTTTCTGGTGTGGGCAAGTCCCATGCTTCGCTTTGGGCAAGGACATCAAGGGCGATCGCAAACACCTCTGAATCCAGCACCCCCTCTCGCGCCACACGGCATCGAAACTCCCAACGCCCCGGCTGCAAATACGTAAAGGGCAGAATACCCATGAGTCCTGTGGAACTGCTGCGGTGGGTGCGGCGTTGATAGCGTTGCTTGGACACCCCCTGATCATCGTAAAGATGGGTAATTTGCACTTCCACAGAGGTTTCGGGAACAGGACAGCGCGCCATCAAGCGGTAACTGCCCTCCAAAACTTCCGCCGAGGGTGGCTCTAGGGGCAACCAAGCACGATCGCCCTCCTTTTGCAATAAAAACTCCCATCCGCCCATAGCTCACCTTCACTCCGCTACTGCTTAGGATATTGCACAGAAGATGCCGTATTATGCAATCTGGAGCCCCCAGTTAGGGGTGGGAGAACGCCACTTGCACCAGTGAAACATCATCGCTGCCAAAGGCAGCGGGCGCTGCATGCCTTTGCACCTGGGAAATCAACTGGGACAATGGGGGCACAGGGTTTTGGGTATGGGCAGCAATCAGTAATTCCCTAAAGGCTTCCAGACCCCAAACCTGATTGTCGGTTGTTTCAAACTCATAGACGCCGTCACTAAAGAGATAGAGAACTGCCGAAGGGGAGACTTCAATCGTGGCTTGGGTAAAGACCATGTCAGCAAACATACCAATGGGAATGCCCGGGGTCTTGAGGAGGGTAGCTCGCCATTGATCAGCCTCAGGGGTGAGGAGGAGTGCCGGCGGGTGTCCACCACTGGCATAGGTCAACTGCCGCGTTTGGCGATCGTACACGCCGTACCAAATCGTGAAATACTTTTCGTGCTGAGCCGTCATTTGAAAGCCATTGTTGAGGGCTTCAAGAACTTGGGCAGGTTGGAGGAAATCAAACGTGCCGCTGGTTTGCTCCCGCGTTGTGCTCCGCAACAGATTCAAAACGGAGACCGAAGGCAGAGCCGCCCCCAAGCCATGGCCTGAAACATCGAGAATGTGGAGCACTAAATAGCGATCGCCCACCCAGCAAAAGTCAAAGCAATCGCCCCCCAACTGACTGGAAGGCAAGAAGTAGTAGTTAATTTTGCAGGGAGCTTCTTGGGGAGCCGGCAGGAGCGACCGCACATAATCAGCAGCCTCGTGAAGCTCAGCCTCAAGGAGTTGTTTTTGCTTAAGCAGGTCCTGACTCAGTTGATAGAGGCGCAGACCCGCCTGAATTCGTGCTCGCAGTTCGTTAGGGTCAATGGGCTTTGACAAGAATTCATCGGCACCAGCATCCAAGCCTTGAATGCGATCCTCCAGTTCCCCTTTGGCCGTGAGTAGAATAAAAAAACTGCGGGAGAGTTCCTGATCCTGCTTGATGTGACGGCACACCTCTAGGCCGTCCAGTTCGGGCATCATCCAGTCGCAGATAATCAAGGCGGGTTTCTCGGCGGTGGCGATCGCAATCCCCTCGCGGCCATGACTGGCAACGGATACCTGATAGCCCAAATCCCTTAGGATTTTCCGCAACAGGAATCGGGTGGTGGGATCATCATCAATAACCAGAATTTGATAGGGCTGGCGATCGCCACTCATAGCCTAATTCTAAGAATCTCCCCCTAGTGTATCCCAAGGGCTTTGGCTATTTTTGTATCCGCTTGGGATCAAGGGCATCCCGCAGGCCATCGCCGACAATGTTGAAACACAGCACCGTAAGCACAATCAGTGTGGCCGGCGCCCAGACCAACCAGGGCTGTAAGACCAAGATTGAGGCATTGGTTGCCAAGGAAAGCATATTCCCCCAGGAGGGATCCGGCTGTTGGATCCCCAAGCCAATGAGACTGAGCACCGATTCCGCCACAATAAAGCTGGGAATCGAGAGCGTTGCCGCAATAATCACGTAGGTCGCTGTTTGGGGAATAATGTGCCGCACAATAATGTAGAGCGATCGCCCCCCCATGACCTGTGCCGCTTGGACAAAGGCCATTTCCCTAATGCCTAGAACCTGACCACGAATGACTCGCGCTAGCCCTGCCCAGCTCACAAAGGACGTGATCACTGTAATCAGCAGGAATCGCTCACCACTACTGAGCCCCACCGGGAGTACTGCCGCCAAGGCCACCAGCAGATAGATGGTCGGCAGCGTCATCAGCACCTCAACACCCCGCATCAAAACTGCATCGAGCCAGCCGCCAAAGTAGCCGGAAATGGCACCCACGAAAATGCCAATCGGGAAGGCGATCGCCACCCCCACAAGCCCAATACTGAGGCTAATGCGGGCACCAAAGAGCAGCCGACTCAGCTGATCGCGTCCTTGGTCATCGGTTCCCAACAGGTTTAGATAGCCCTTGCCCACCGTGCCAAACAGGTGGCGATCGCTGGGAAACCCCGCAAAGAGAGTACGCGGTTCAATTTGCGGATGGGTGAGACTCCAGCGCCTCGGTAGGGGCAGGGTAATTTCCAAGAAGCGATAGGGGCTACCCTTAACAAATAGGCGAATCGGCGACGGTTCCTGCCAGTCCACAATCAAAGGCCGTTCCCCCGTTTCCAAGTTCACAGGACCTAGGCGAGTGGGATAGACATGGGGCCCAAGCCACTGACCATTGGGGGTGCGCCAGTAAATCCGGGTGGGGGGCAGTAGGGCACCATCCACTTGAAAGGCATAGGGACTATAGGGGGCAATAAAATCTGCAGCGATCGCCAGCAGGTACAAAGTCAGCAACACCCCCAAACTGACCATCACTAAGGGGTTGCGCCGCAGCGTTTGCCAAGGGGTCATTCGTCACTTATCCGCGAGGGTACAGACTATACAGCCTTTTTTCTATCCTAGGGCTGCTGTAGCAGACTGAATGCCTACACGTATTCCACACTTTTTAGAAAGGCACCACTGCGCTGTAGGTAAGTTTTAGCCAAAAATCAATAGGCGATCAATAAAACTTAACAAAGCAATGATAAATTTCTCTTCTTGTTCGGTAGGACTGATTGACTCAAATTAACATTTTCTTAAAAAGAATACTTCTCCTTTGCAATAAAGTGGTAGCTTTATTAAATGTAATCATTCTTTAGTCAGATCATTCTCGCAAACACCCTTTTTCTGGTGTGGGCACCTGTTGATTAAAAAATAATTGAGTTGCTTGATTCATTTGAATATCGTTCTGATAGAGGAAGTACAGAGCGAATGAAAAAACCGAAGCCCCTAACTGGTAAAGCGCTCCTGCAGCGATTACGTGAATTAGGTTCTGCATCCCGTAAAGAAGCAGCAAAGCTCTGTGGCTACTATCGCGTCACAAAATCCGGTCAGGTGCGTGTCAACTTAGGGAAATTTTACGAAGCGGTACTCGCTGCCGGCGGACTCGAAGTACAGCCGTCGGAGCAGGAAATCAATGGTCACTCAGGACGGGGGCGATCCCCCTCCTATCGGGTAAAAGTGCACCAAAATGGCCAGATTGTGATTGGTGCTGCCTATACCAAAGCGATGAACCTAAAGCCGGGGGATACGTTTAAAATTAAGCAGGGGTATAAACATATTCATCTCTACCTCATCGATCCAGAAGCAGTGGATGACGCCCCCGCAGAGTAATCAATGGTTTGCCCTGATTATTGGCAATACTCGGCAGCACTGGGCACTCTTTAGGGGTGAGCACCTCAGCCGCACTTGGCACCTGACCCCTGAGGAAGCTGCCTTCAATCCTGCCCAAGACTACCCCAACCTCCCCTGCTGGGGGGCCAGTGTTGGTTCTGTGCCCTTGCACCAAGTCTATCCGAGGGCGATCGCCCTCACCCTCGAAGATATTCCGATTCCCCAGATGTACCCCACCCTAGGGTTGGACCGTGCCCTTGCCCTCTGGGGAGCACTTCAGGTCTATGGGGCACCGGTGTGTGTCGTGGATGCCGGCACCGCCCTAACGCTGACCCTAGCCAACGATCGCCGTGAATTTGCTGGCGGTGTGATTCTTGCCGGTGTTGGATTAATGGCGCGAGCCCTAGCGGACTACACGGCAGCTTTACCCTATGTGACGCTGCCCACAGACCCCCCCCGCCGTTGGGGCACTACCACCACTACCGCTATTGAAAGCGGCCTCTACTATGGCACTGCCGCCATTTTGCAAGCCTATCTGGCCGCCTTTTTTCAGGAGTTTCCCCAAGGCACAGTGATTGTGACCGGGGGCGATCGCCCCTTTGTCAGTGACCTGCTGCGGACATTTTTAGATTCCGATCGCTGGTGTGAGGATGATCATCTTGTTTTTTGGGGCATCCGCGCTCTCCGCAATCTAGCCGCTAAGATAGAAATGCACCCCATCAAAAGGATTGACGAATTCCGCTAATGGAGCGACGGGATGACTTTACGGATTTGGCCTTAGGACTGGTCTCAGCCCAGAGCTTTCCGGCGATCGTGGGTATTGCTGATCACATGCTCAAATCCTCCGATGTCCTCCTAGTGGGCTATGAAAAAATTGGCGGTGGTCACTGTAGTGCGATCGTCCGCGGGCGAATTGCCGATGTGCGCCTTGCGGTGGAAGAGGGCGCTGAGCGGGCGCAGCAATTTGGTCAAGAACTTAGTACGTTAGTGATTCCCCGACCTGATCCCAACCTAGAAAAAATTCTCCCCATTGGCAGTCTTCTTGCCCAGATTGCTTCTAAAAGTCGCGGCCATCGCCTCAGTAGCCATGCCGTGGGTCTTCTGGAAACGCGGGGATTTCCGGCCATGGTGGGGGCAGCCGATGCCATGCTCAAGGCCGCCGATGTGATGCTGACGGCCTACGAAACTATTGGGGCAGGGTTATGTACAGCCATTATTCGCGGTACGGCCTCCAATACGGCGATCGCCCTCGAGGCCGGAATGGCAGAAGCGGATCGCATTGGCGAACTCCATGCAGTGATGTTGGTGCCCCGTCCGCTGGAGGATTTGGATCAATCCTTGCCCTTGGCACCTGCCCTCCAGCGGGAACTGCAACCCCTGCGTCTGCCCCTCACCCTCAAGCAAAAAGAAACCGAACCCCTTGCTCTCCAAGGGGCGGCTCAAGAGAGTGTGGCTGTGGAAGCCGCCGCCGAAAGAGTGTCCGTCGACTCCCCTGCCAATCCCTGACCGGCAATCCAGCCTGTTGTCCAGGCACTTTGCAGGTTAAAGCCCCCCGTCACACCATCCATATCGAGAATTTCGCCGGCCAGGAATAGCCCCTCACAGCAGCGGCTAGCCATTGTCTTGAAGTCCACTTCCTTGAGAGCCACCCCACCGCAGGTCACAAACTCCTCCTTGAAGCTGCCTTTGCCAGCGATCGCGAATGTGCCTCGGTGTAAGACCTCCGCCAGAGCCAGCAGTTGCTTTTTACGCAAATGTGCCCAAGTTTGCTCAGGGGGAATACCAAGGGTGGTGGTCCAGTAGCTCCAGAGGCGACGGGGCAGCGGAAAGGGACAATGGTTAGCGATCGCCCGCTTCGGGGTATGGCTGCGACAGGCTGCCAACTCCCCTTGAATCTGCGGCAGCGATAGGTGGGGGAGCCAGTTGATCACTAAGAGGCCGCGATAGTTGTGAGCCGCCAAGGCACGCGCTCCCCATGCCGAGAGTTTTAGGACCACGGGGCCACTGAACCCCCAATGGGTA
Proteins encoded in this window:
- a CDS encoding GGDEF domain-containing protein, which codes for MNPVEGPLRQLAEQKGYIAALYRQLLIHHRQSQNSFIFEVQFQDIFDTVPLGLVLIKGDGSTAMVNSYAAQWLQLPAGSHPVQIVAEHMKQARERCDNRDELVNIFQGLAANGNFSAQGECRMGEKTFLIDTHPVRGDSRLGRVWIFSDISDMRQREQALLALAWLDPLTGAFNRRFLLSRVEAYESQAATGEALLTVMIFDIDHFKRINDTYGHDQGDVVLRTLAARAKQVLEDRKEGILVRWGGEEFVLLFFVAYEEEARATAEELCSVVRSQPVELADQQFLSVTISLGVTLFRTGEQVLSDSIPRADQALYQAKHGGRDRWVWA
- a CDS encoding alpha/beta fold hydrolase; amino-acid sequence: MQITSQVPCVPESLKPYVQMDGWGEVPVVLGHGFGTDKSAWDYLNPFFPKGFTYIRYDLAGCGSDEDTQHRYDVQRHSHLYGYADDLIELLDNLGVQSCIYVGHSVSCMIGAIAAIARPDLFRRHIWIGPSPYYLKDENYPGTLTLADLQAIYEAMVTNYQAWAAGFAPLMFGVKEEHQLADFSKILFRLQPGIALRTLRMIFDSDTRSFVGKVQQPVHLIFNRNDFVVSQGVALWLHATLPHSTLDWIDAQGHLPHMTHPTAVGSLLKKYISI
- a CDS encoding FAD-dependent thymidylate synthase produces the protein MQDGRVIADSISPAGVRLVTLQLTYPRFIHSELLTHRVFSRNSASSRAVPVAKMMAQVEQNPVIPYHWGKNQRGMQAREESEQKEAAKEIWLKTRLAVLEGARQLHELGIHKQVVNRMLEPWMWMQTVVSSTEWDNFLRLRNHPDAQPEMQALAKLIQHLLETHEPTPVAVGDWHLPYIDPTERQQYSLEECKYMSVARCARVSYYLRDGQRSDPASDLALYERLAGAEPKHLSPLEHVAECMGDRQSYANFVGWRQLRYFEERKSASPRK
- a CDS encoding MBL fold metallo-hydrolase, yielding MIECLNYGVGHAEEGVCIGLGIGTYRILLDCGVPSLDVLPLAEIEQHPFDLVLCSHAHADHARSLLALHRRFPHIPIYASEVTTQLLPLNWPDETVPPFCRALPWRSPVEFGDGLTAELFPAGHLPGAAVFVLTYHDPDPEQPPLSVVYTGDFFLSHTRFTEGLPLADLRGLQPDVLIIEGSLGTARHPHRRQQENQLAERIRTAIDQGYNLLLPLPPLGTAQEILILLRSHHLFTGQPIQIWVGPAIARGCDAYLTVLPHLPTAIQNFAHHQSLFWDQRVKPQVQPLRNLAQIRGEVPTIILVEEDQDLRPYVTQGGRPWLVLYPRLRYGQPVREGYPEFGDLPNVEVDTFLLSLHADGPATTQLIHNIRPQHVVLIHGNPNYLADLASLNELSNRYHLHTPTSGSTIQFPIGQLTLSTPSSLVQLAYEGEVSEWNHEVMIHLPASITTDPRWRRLADTGFVLASWQGEQLLIRGMTPKEVLGGTSALILPDQPSCFNCQFYRGQRCWNEASALYNFKVAPEGYCPAFERAETQPEPES
- a CDS encoding PP2C family protein-serine/threonine phosphatase, whose translation is MSGDRQPYQILVIDDDPTTRFLLRKILRDLGYQVSVASHGREGIAIATAEKPALIICDWMMPELDGLEVCRHIKQDQELSRSFFILLTAKGELEDRIQGLDAGADEFLSKPIDPNELRARIQAGLRLYQLSQDLLKQKQLLEAELHEAADYVRSLLPAPQEAPCKINYYFLPSSQLGGDCFDFCWVGDRYLVLHILDVSGHGLGAALPSVSVLNLLRSTTREQTSGTFDFLQPAQVLEALNNGFQMTAQHEKYFTIWYGVYDRQTRQLTYASGGHPPALLLTPEADQWRATLLKTPGIPIGMFADMVFTQATIEVSPSAVLYLFSDGVYEFETTDNQVWGLEAFRELLIAAHTQNPVPPLSQLISQVQRHAAPAAFGSDDVSLVQVAFSHP
- a CDS encoding ABC transporter permease, with protein sequence MTPWQTLRRNPLVMVSLGVLLTLYLLAIAADFIAPYSPYAFQVDGALLPPTRIYWRTPNGQWLGPHVYPTRLGPVNLETGERPLIVDWQEPSPIRLFVKGSPYRFLEITLPLPRRWSLTHPQIEPRTLFAGFPSDRHLFGTVGKGYLNLLGTDDQGRDQLSRLLFGARISLSIGLVGVAIAFPIGIFVGAISGYFGGWLDAVLMRGVEVLMTLPTIYLLVALAAVLPVGLSSGERFLLITVITSFVSWAGLARVIRGQVLGIREMAFVQAAQVMGGRSLYIIVRHIIPQTATYVIIAATLSIPSFIVAESVLSLIGLGIQQPDPSWGNMLSLATNASILVLQPWLVWAPATLIVLTVLCFNIVGDGLRDALDPKRIQK
- a CDS encoding AbrB family transcriptional regulator → MKKPKPLTGKALLQRLRELGSASRKEAAKLCGYYRVTKSGQVRVNLGKFYEAVLAAGGLEVQPSEQEINGHSGRGRSPSYRVKVHQNGQIVIGAAYTKAMNLKPGDTFKIKQGYKHIHLYLIDPEAVDDAPAE
- a CDS encoding pantothenate kinase, whose product is MTPPQSNQWFALIIGNTRQHWALFRGEHLSRTWHLTPEEAAFNPAQDYPNLPCWGASVGSVPLHQVYPRAIALTLEDIPIPQMYPTLGLDRALALWGALQVYGAPVCVVDAGTALTLTLANDRREFAGGVILAGVGLMARALADYTAALPYVTLPTDPPRRWGTTTTTAIESGLYYGTAAILQAYLAAFFQEFPQGTVIVTGGDRPFVSDLLRTFLDSDRWCEDDHLVFWGIRALRNLAAKIEMHPIKRIDEFR
- a CDS encoding carbon dioxide-concentrating mechanism protein, coding for MERRDDFTDLALGLVSAQSFPAIVGIADHMLKSSDVLLVGYEKIGGGHCSAIVRGRIADVRLAVEEGAERAQQFGQELSTLVIPRPDPNLEKILPIGSLLAQIASKSRGHRLSSHAVGLLETRGFPAMVGAADAMLKAADVMLTAYETIGAGLCTAIIRGTASNTAIALEAGMAEADRIGELHAVMLVPRPLEDLDQSLPLAPALQRELQPLRLPLTLKQKETEPLALQGAAQESVAVEAAAERVSVDSPANP